Proteins encoded within one genomic window of Streptomyces kaniharaensis:
- the gyrA gene encoding DNA gyrase subunit A, whose amino-acid sequence MRIEPVELETEMQRSYLDYAMSVIVSRALPEVRDGLKPVHRRVLYAMYDGGYRPEKGYYKCARVVGDVMGNYHPHGDTSIYDTVVRLAQPWSLRMPLVDGNGNFGSPGNDPAAAMRYTECKMMPLAMEMMRDIDEDTVDFAPNYDGRSQEPTVLPARIPNLLVNGATGIAVGMATNIPPHNLREVASGALWSLEHPDASNEELLEALIERIKGPDFPTGALIVGRRGIDDYYRTGRGSVTMRAVVEVEEIQGRQCLVITELPYQVNPDNLALKIADLVKDGKIAGIADVRDESSSRTGTRLVVVLKRDAVAKVVLNNLYKHTELQTNFGANMLALVDGVPRTLSLDAFIRHWVNHQVEVIVRRTTFRLRKAEERAHILRALLRALDVIDEVIALIRASASADAARTGLMELLSIDELQANAILEMQLRRLAALERQRITDEHDELQRKIDEYNAILASPTRQREIISEELTAIVEKYGDERRSTLIPSDGDLSIEDLIAEEDIVVTITRGGYVKRTRSDLYRSQKRGGKGVRGAQLKQDDIVDHFFVTTTHNWILFFTNKGRVYRAKGYELPDAGRDARGQHVANLLAFQPEEHIAQVMAVRTYEDKPYLVLATRAGLVKKSPLKDYDSPRSGGLIAINLRQDEEGRDDELIGAELVSPEDDLLLVSKKAQSIRFTATDEALRSTGRATSGVKGMAFREDDELLSMNVVRPGTYVFTATDGGYAKRTAVDEYRVQGRGGYGTKAAKIVEGRGSLVGALVVDETDEIMAITLSGGVIRTRVSEVRETGRDTMGVQLINLGKRDAVVGMARNAEAEDEETSEDEVEGTESTEMAEGTETAPGAEAGV is encoded by the coding sequence ATGCGGATCGAGCCGGTCGAGCTCGAGACCGAGATGCAGCGCTCGTACCTCGACTACGCGATGAGCGTGATCGTCAGTCGTGCGCTCCCCGAGGTCCGCGACGGCCTCAAGCCGGTGCACCGCCGCGTGCTGTACGCGATGTACGACGGCGGGTACCGGCCCGAGAAGGGCTACTACAAGTGCGCCCGCGTCGTCGGCGACGTGATGGGCAACTACCACCCCCACGGCGACACCTCGATCTACGACACCGTGGTCCGCCTGGCCCAGCCGTGGTCGCTGCGGATGCCGCTGGTGGACGGCAACGGCAACTTCGGCTCCCCGGGCAACGACCCGGCCGCGGCCATGCGCTACACCGAGTGCAAGATGATGCCGCTGGCCATGGAGATGATGCGCGACATCGACGAGGACACCGTCGACTTCGCGCCCAACTACGACGGCCGCTCGCAGGAGCCGACCGTCCTGCCCGCGCGCATCCCCAACCTGCTGGTCAACGGTGCCACCGGCATCGCGGTCGGCATGGCCACCAACATCCCGCCGCACAACCTCCGCGAGGTCGCCTCCGGCGCGCTCTGGTCGCTGGAGCACCCGGACGCCTCCAACGAGGAGCTGCTGGAGGCCCTGATCGAGCGGATCAAGGGCCCCGACTTCCCCACCGGCGCGCTGATCGTGGGCCGCCGCGGGATCGACGACTACTACCGCACCGGCCGCGGCTCGGTCACCATGCGGGCCGTCGTCGAGGTCGAGGAGATCCAGGGCCGCCAGTGCCTGGTGATCACCGAGCTGCCGTACCAGGTGAACCCCGACAACCTCGCGCTGAAGATCGCCGACCTGGTCAAGGACGGCAAGATCGCCGGCATCGCCGACGTCCGCGACGAGTCCTCGTCCCGCACCGGTACCCGCCTGGTGGTCGTGCTCAAGCGCGACGCGGTCGCCAAGGTCGTGCTGAACAACCTGTACAAGCACACCGAGCTGCAGACCAACTTCGGCGCCAACATGCTGGCCCTGGTCGACGGCGTGCCGCGCACCCTGTCGTTGGACGCCTTCATCCGGCACTGGGTCAACCACCAGGTCGAGGTCATCGTCCGGCGCACCACCTTCCGCCTGCGCAAGGCCGAGGAGCGCGCCCACATCCTGCGCGCGCTGCTCCGCGCCCTGGACGTGATCGACGAGGTCATCGCGCTGATCCGGGCCTCGGCCAGCGCCGACGCCGCCCGCACCGGCCTGATGGAGCTGCTCTCCATCGACGAGCTCCAGGCCAACGCCATCCTGGAGATGCAGCTGCGCCGCCTGGCCGCCCTGGAGCGCCAGCGGATCACCGACGAGCACGACGAGCTGCAGCGCAAGATCGACGAGTACAACGCGATCCTGGCCTCGCCGACCCGCCAGCGGGAGATCATCTCCGAGGAGCTCACCGCGATCGTCGAGAAGTACGGCGACGAGCGGCGCTCGACCCTCATCCCCTCCGACGGCGACCTCTCCATCGAGGACCTCATCGCGGAGGAGGACATCGTCGTCACGATCACCCGTGGCGGCTACGTCAAGCGGACCCGCTCCGACCTGTACCGCTCGCAGAAGCGCGGCGGCAAGGGCGTGCGCGGCGCCCAGCTCAAGCAGGACGACATCGTCGACCACTTCTTCGTGACGACGACCCACAACTGGATCCTGTTCTTCACCAACAAGGGCCGGGTCTACCGCGCCAAGGGTTACGAGCTGCCGGACGCCGGGCGCGACGCCCGCGGTCAGCACGTCGCCAACCTGCTGGCCTTCCAGCCGGAGGAGCACATCGCCCAGGTGATGGCCGTGCGCACCTACGAGGACAAGCCGTACCTGGTCCTCGCCACCCGTGCCGGTCTGGTGAAGAAGTCCCCGCTGAAGGACTACGACTCCCCGCGCTCCGGCGGCCTGATCGCGATCAACCTGCGCCAGGACGAGGAGGGCCGGGACGACGAGCTGATCGGCGCCGAGCTGGTCTCCCCCGAGGACGACCTGCTGCTGGTCTCCAAGAAGGCGCAGTCGATCCGCTTCACCGCCACCGACGAGGCCCTGCGGTCCACCGGCCGCGCCACCTCCGGCGTCAAGGGCATGGCCTTCCGCGAGGACGACGAGTTGCTGTCGATGAACGTCGTCCGCCCGGGCACGTACGTCTTCACCGCCACCGACGGCGGGTACGCCAAGCGCACCGCGGTGGACGAGTACCGTGTCCAGGGACGTGGCGGCTACGGCACCAAGGCGGCGAAGATCGTCGAGGGCCGGGGCTCGCTGGTCGGCGCGCTGGTGGTCGACGAGACCGACGAGATCATGGCGATCACCCTGTCGGGCGGGGTGATCCGTACGAGGGTCTCCGAGGTCCGTGAAACCGGACGTGACACCATGGGCGTCCAACTGATCAACCTCGGGAAGCGCGACGCGGTCGTGGGCATGGCCCGCAACGCGGAGGCCGAGGACGAGGAGACGTCGGAGGACGAGGTCGAGGGCACCGAGTCCACCGAGATGGCCGAGGGTACGGAGACGGCGCCCGGCGCAGAAG
- the gyrB gene encoding DNA topoisomerase (ATP-hydrolyzing) subunit B, with product MLCQRGRFVADSGNLSQTPDQTDQGEKSYNASNIQVLEGLDAVRKRPGMYIGSTGERGLHHLVQEVVDNSVDEAMAGHADTIDVTILPDGGVRVDDNGRGIPVGIVPGQEKPAVEVVLTVLHAGGKFGGGGYAVSGGLHGVGVSVVNALSTRLAVEIHTEGHRWTQDYKMGAPTAPLAKNEATDRTGTSVTFWADPDIFETTVYSFETLSRRFQEMAFLNKGLSISLTDERPEHVDEDGKPISVTYKYDGGIADFVAHLNSRKGEVIHPSVIDFEAEDKDKSISVEIAMQWNSSYTEGVYSFANTIHTHGGGTHEEGFRAALTGLVNRYARDKKLLREKDDNLSGEDIREGLTAIISVKLGEPQFEGQTKDKLGNTEAKTFVQKVVHEHLNDWLDRNPNEAADIIRKSIQAATARVAARKARDLTRRKGLLESASLPGKLSDCQSKDPSECEIFIVEGDSAGGSAKQGRDPRTQAILPIRGKILNVEKARIDKVLQNTEVQALISAFGCGIQEDYDESKLRYHKIVLMADADVDGQHIRTLLLTLLFRFMRPLVEAGYVYLAMPPLYKIKWGKDDFEYAYSDRERDALIAAGVEAGRRLPKDDAIQRFKGLGEMNAEELRVTTMDAEHRLLLQVTLEDAARADELFSVLMGEDVEARRSFIQRNAKDVRFLDV from the coding sequence GTGCTGTGCCAGAGAGGGCGCTTCGTGGCCGATTCCGGCAACCTCAGCCAGACCCCAGACCAGACCGACCAGGGCGAGAAGTCCTACAACGCCAGCAACATCCAGGTGCTGGAGGGCCTCGACGCCGTCCGCAAGCGTCCCGGCATGTACATCGGCTCGACCGGTGAGCGTGGCCTGCACCACCTGGTGCAGGAGGTGGTGGACAACTCCGTCGACGAGGCCATGGCCGGGCACGCGGACACCATCGACGTCACGATCCTGCCGGACGGCGGCGTGCGTGTGGACGACAACGGCCGCGGCATCCCGGTCGGCATCGTCCCCGGGCAGGAGAAGCCGGCCGTCGAGGTCGTGCTCACCGTGCTGCACGCGGGCGGCAAGTTCGGCGGCGGCGGGTACGCGGTCTCCGGCGGTCTGCACGGCGTCGGCGTCTCGGTGGTGAACGCGCTGTCCACCAGGCTCGCGGTGGAGATCCACACCGAGGGCCACCGCTGGACGCAGGACTACAAGATGGGCGCGCCGACCGCACCGCTGGCCAAGAACGAGGCCACCGACCGGACCGGCACCAGCGTCACGTTCTGGGCCGACCCGGACATCTTCGAGACCACGGTCTACTCGTTCGAGACGCTCTCCCGGCGCTTCCAGGAGATGGCCTTCCTCAACAAGGGCCTGTCGATCTCGCTCACCGACGAGCGCCCCGAGCACGTGGACGAGGACGGCAAGCCGATCTCCGTCACGTACAAGTACGACGGCGGCATCGCCGACTTCGTCGCCCACCTCAACTCCCGCAAGGGCGAGGTGATCCACCCCTCGGTCATCGACTTCGAGGCGGAGGACAAGGACAAGTCGATCTCGGTGGAGATCGCGATGCAGTGGAACTCCTCCTACACCGAGGGTGTCTACAGCTTCGCCAACACCATCCACACCCACGGCGGCGGTACCCACGAGGAGGGCTTCCGCGCCGCGCTGACCGGCCTGGTCAACCGCTACGCGCGGGACAAGAAGCTGCTCCGCGAGAAGGACGACAACCTCTCCGGCGAGGACATCCGCGAGGGCCTGACCGCGATCATCTCGGTCAAGCTCGGCGAGCCGCAGTTCGAGGGCCAGACCAAGGACAAGCTCGGCAACACCGAGGCGAAGACCTTCGTCCAGAAGGTCGTCCACGAGCACCTGAACGACTGGCTGGACCGCAACCCCAACGAGGCCGCGGACATCATCCGCAAGTCCATCCAGGCCGCCACCGCGCGCGTCGCCGCCCGCAAGGCCCGTGACCTCACCCGCCGCAAGGGCCTGCTGGAGTCCGCCTCGCTGCCGGGCAAGCTCTCCGACTGCCAGTCCAAGGACCCGTCCGAGTGCGAGATCTTCATCGTCGAGGGTGACTCCGCCGGCGGCTCGGCCAAGCAGGGCCGCGACCCGCGCACCCAGGCCATCCTGCCCATCCGCGGCAAGATCCTGAACGTCGAGAAGGCCCGGATCGACAAGGTGCTTCAGAACACCGAGGTCCAGGCGCTGATCTCGGCCTTCGGCTGCGGCATCCAGGAGGACTACGACGAGTCCAAGCTCCGCTATCACAAGATCGTCCTGATGGCGGACGCCGACGTCGACGGTCAGCACATCCGCACCCTGCTGCTCACCCTGCTGTTCCGCTTCATGCGGCCGCTGGTCGAGGCCGGGTACGTCTACCTCGCCATGCCTCCGCTGTACAAGATCAAGTGGGGCAAGGACGACTTCGAGTACGCCTACTCCGACCGCGAGCGCGACGCGCTGATCGCCGCCGGTGTGGAGGCCGGGCGCCGGCTCCCCAAGGACGACGCGATCCAGCGGTTCAAGGGTCTCGGCGAGATGAACGCCGAGGAGCTCCGGGTCACCACCATGGACGCCGAGCACCGGCTGCTGCTCCAGGTCACCCTGGAGGACGCCGCGCGCGCCGACGAGCTGTTCTCCGTGCTGATGGGCGAGGACGTCGAGGCCCGCCGCTCCTTCATCCAGCGCAACGCCAAGGACGTCCGCTTCCTGGACGTGTGA
- a CDS encoding DUF721 domain-containing protein: MSEPVESSPQPRGAELTGADLARSALRAARAQARERGEQVREKREAKRHGLRSGARSDGRDPVPLGAALNRLLTERGWESSAAVGGVMGRWSQIVGPDIAAHCQPSSYDDQAAVLTVQCDSTAWATQLRWLARQLVARLNHELGHGTVRSIKVLGPAAPARGYGRLRAPGSKGPGDTWG; encoded by the coding sequence GTGAGTGAGCCGGTCGAGTCCTCCCCGCAGCCCCGCGGCGCGGAGCTGACCGGCGCCGACCTCGCCCGCTCGGCGCTGCGGGCCGCCCGGGCGCAGGCGCGCGAGCGCGGCGAGCAGGTCCGGGAGAAGCGCGAGGCGAAGCGCCACGGCCTGCGCAGCGGGGCCCGCTCGGACGGCCGGGACCCGGTCCCGCTGGGAGCGGCGCTGAACCGACTGCTGACCGAGCGGGGCTGGGAGTCCTCGGCCGCGGTCGGCGGGGTGATGGGCCGGTGGAGCCAGATCGTCGGCCCGGACATCGCCGCGCACTGCCAGCCCTCCTCCTACGACGACCAGGCGGCGGTGCTCACCGTGCAGTGCGACTCCACCGCCTGGGCCACTCAACTACGCTGGTTGGCACGACAGTTGGTGGCACGGCTGAACCACGAGCTGGGCCACGGCACGGTCCGCAGCATCAAGGTGCTGGGCCCGGCAGCGCCCGCCCGCGGCTACGGCCGGCTGCGTGCGCCGGGCAGCAAGGGCCCGGGCGACACCTGGGGCTGA
- the recF gene encoding DNA replication/repair protein RecF (All proteins in this family for which functions are known are DNA-binding proteins that assist the filamentation of RecA onto DNA for the initiation of recombination or recombinational repair.) gives MHVAHLSLADFRSYARAEVPLDPGVTAFVGPNGQGKTNLVEAIGYVATLGSHRVATDAPLIRLGAERAVIRTSVVDRGRSTLIELELTPGKANRARINRSDNVRPRDVLGLLRTVLFAPEDLSLVKGDPGERRRFLDELLTARAPRLAGVRQDYERVLKQRNALLKTAAMARRAGGGKGADLSTLEVWDGHLARAGAELTAFRIQLVAALQPLVAAAYGQLAPGGGETALEYRSSFEGELPTSREQAEEQLLQALQAVRRQEVERGITLVGPHRDELVLKLGPLPAKGYASHGESWSYALALRLASYELLRADGGEPVLILDDVFAELDAARRDRLAELVADGEQVLVTAAVADDVPKALAGARFAVADGAVRRIDA, from the coding sequence ATGCACGTCGCGCATCTGTCGCTCGCCGACTTCCGGTCGTACGCCCGGGCCGAGGTCCCCCTCGACCCGGGCGTGACGGCCTTCGTCGGTCCCAACGGCCAGGGCAAGACCAACCTGGTCGAGGCGATCGGCTACGTCGCCACCCTGGGCAGCCACCGGGTGGCCACCGACGCCCCGCTGATCCGGCTGGGCGCCGAGCGGGCGGTGATCCGCACCTCCGTGGTGGACCGCGGCCGGTCCACCCTGATCGAGCTGGAGCTCACCCCGGGCAAGGCGAACCGGGCCCGGATCAACCGCTCCGACAACGTCCGCCCGCGCGACGTGCTGGGCCTGCTGCGCACCGTCCTGTTCGCCCCCGAGGACCTCAGCCTGGTCAAGGGCGACCCGGGCGAGCGCCGCCGCTTCCTGGACGAGCTGCTGACCGCCCGCGCGCCCCGCCTGGCCGGCGTCCGGCAGGACTACGAGCGGGTGCTGAAGCAGCGCAACGCCCTGCTGAAGACCGCCGCGATGGCCCGCCGGGCCGGCGGCGGCAAGGGCGCCGACCTCTCCACCCTGGAGGTGTGGGACGGTCATCTGGCCCGCGCCGGAGCCGAGTTGACGGCGTTCCGGATCCAGCTGGTGGCCGCCCTGCAGCCGCTGGTGGCCGCCGCGTACGGTCAACTGGCGCCCGGCGGCGGCGAGACCGCGCTGGAGTACCGCAGCTCCTTCGAGGGCGAGCTGCCGACCAGCCGCGAACAGGCCGAGGAGCAGCTGCTTCAGGCCCTGCAGGCGGTCCGCCGGCAGGAGGTCGAGCGCGGGATCACCCTGGTCGGCCCGCACCGCGACGAGCTGGTGCTCAAGCTCGGCCCGCTGCCCGCCAAGGGCTACGCCAGCCACGGCGAGTCCTGGTCGTACGCGCTCGCGCTGCGCCTGGCCTCGTACGAGCTGCTGCGTGCCGACGGCGGCGAGCCGGTGCTGATCCTGGACGACGTGTTCGCCGAGCTGGACGCGGCCCGCCGGGACCGGCTGGCCGAACTGGTGGCCGACGGCGAGCAGGTCCTGGTGACCGCGGCGGTCGCCGACGACGTGCCGAAGGCGCTGGCCGGAGCCCGGTTCGCGGTCGCCGACGGCGCCGTCCGCAGGATCGACGCCTGA
- the gnd gene encoding phosphogluconate dehydrogenase (NAD(+)-dependent, decarboxylating), translating to MELGLIGLGKMGGNMRERIRRAGHTVIGYDRNPDISDVESLQELVTKLQGPRVVWVMVPAGAATQATVDELAELLSPGDVVVDGGNSRWTDDVKHAEALAAKGIGFVDCGVSGGVWGLENGYALMYGGDAEHVARVQPVFDALKPEGEFGSVHAGAVGAGHFAKMVHNGIEYAMMQAFAEGWELLEAAPEVTDVREVFRSWQEGTVIRSWLLDLAVRALDEDEHLAKLRGWAADSGEGRWTVEAAIDHAVPLPAITASLFARFASRQEDSPQMKMIAALRNQFGGHAVESK from the coding sequence ATGGAGCTCGGCCTCATCGGTCTCGGCAAGATGGGCGGCAACATGCGCGAGCGGATCCGCCGCGCCGGCCACACCGTCATCGGCTACGACCGCAACCCGGACATCTCCGACGTCGAGAGCCTCCAGGAGCTCGTCACCAAGCTCCAGGGCCCGCGCGTGGTCTGGGTGATGGTCCCGGCCGGCGCCGCCACCCAGGCGACCGTCGACGAGCTCGCCGAGCTGCTCTCCCCCGGCGACGTCGTGGTCGACGGCGGCAACTCCCGCTGGACCGACGACGTCAAGCACGCCGAGGCACTGGCCGCCAAGGGCATCGGCTTCGTCGACTGCGGCGTCTCCGGCGGCGTCTGGGGCCTGGAGAACGGCTACGCCCTGATGTACGGCGGCGACGCCGAGCACGTCGCCCGCGTCCAGCCGGTCTTCGACGCGCTCAAGCCCGAGGGCGAGTTCGGCTCGGTGCACGCGGGTGCGGTGGGCGCCGGCCACTTCGCCAAGATGGTCCACAACGGCATCGAGTACGCGATGATGCAGGCCTTCGCCGAGGGCTGGGAGCTGCTGGAGGCCGCCCCCGAGGTCACCGACGTGCGCGAGGTCTTCCGCAGCTGGCAGGAGGGCACGGTCATCCGTTCCTGGCTGCTGGACCTGGCCGTCCGGGCGCTGGACGAGGACGAGCACCTGGCCAAGCTGCGCGGCTGGGCCGCCGACTCCGGCGAGGGCCGCTGGACCGTCGAGGCCGCGATCGACCACGCCGTGCCGCTGCCGGCGATCACCGCCTCGCTGTTCGCCCGCTTCGCCTCCCGCCAGGAGGACTCGCCGCAGATGAAGATGATCGCCGCGCTGCGCAACCAGTTCGGCGGCCACGCGGTCGAGTCGAAGTAG
- the dnaN gene encoding DNA polymerase III subunit beta, whose amino-acid sequence MKFRVERDVLAEAVAWAARSLPARPPVPVLAGLLLTAQEGSLALSGFDYEVSARVELEADIEEAGTVLVSGRLLNDISRNLPNRPVEISTDGQRVSVVCGSSRFTLPTLPVDEYPALPQMPTATGTVSGDVFASAVSQAAVAAGRDDTLPVLTGVRVEIEGDRITLAATDRYRFAVRELLWKPEQSDISAVALVPAKTLQDIAKSLGSGDNVSIALSSGGAGEGLIGFEGAGRRTTTRLLEGEFPKFRSLFPTEFSAVAAIQTQPFLEALKRVSLVAERNTPVRLSFEQGVLTLEAGSGDDAQATERIDADLEGDDISIAFNPGYLEEGLKAIDSAYAQLSFTTPTKPALLSGKASVDAEEDKAYQYLIMPVRLSG is encoded by the coding sequence GTGAAGTTCCGGGTGGAGCGTGACGTCCTCGCGGAGGCGGTGGCCTGGGCTGCCCGCAGCCTCCCGGCACGGCCGCCGGTGCCGGTGCTGGCCGGCCTGCTGCTGACGGCACAGGAGGGCAGCCTGGCCCTGTCCGGCTTCGACTACGAGGTCTCGGCCCGGGTCGAGCTGGAGGCGGACATCGAGGAGGCCGGCACCGTCCTGGTCTCCGGTCGCCTGCTGAACGACATCTCGCGGAACCTTCCCAACAGGCCTGTGGAGATCTCCACCGACGGCCAGCGGGTCAGCGTGGTCTGCGGCAGCTCCCGGTTCACCCTCCCCACCCTGCCGGTGGACGAGTACCCGGCGCTGCCCCAGATGCCGACCGCCACCGGCACCGTCTCCGGTGACGTCTTCGCCTCCGCGGTCAGCCAGGCCGCCGTGGCCGCCGGCCGCGACGACACCCTCCCGGTGCTCACCGGCGTCCGGGTCGAGATCGAGGGCGACCGGATCACCCTGGCCGCCACCGACCGCTACCGCTTCGCCGTGCGCGAGCTGCTGTGGAAGCCCGAGCAGTCGGACATCTCCGCCGTCGCGCTCGTCCCGGCCAAGACCCTGCAGGACATCGCCAAGTCCCTGGGCAGCGGTGACAACGTCTCGATCGCGCTGTCCTCGGGTGGCGCGGGCGAGGGCCTGATCGGTTTCGAGGGCGCCGGCCGCCGCACCACCACGCGGCTGCTGGAGGGCGAGTTCCCCAAGTTCCGCAGCCTCTTCCCGACCGAGTTCAGCGCCGTCGCCGCGATCCAGACCCAGCCGTTCCTGGAGGCGCTCAAGCGCGTCTCGCTGGTCGCCGAGCGCAACACCCCGGTCCGGCTCAGCTTCGAGCAGGGCGTGCTCACCCTGGAGGCAGGCTCGGGCGACGACGCCCAGGCCACCGAGCGGATCGACGCGGACCTGGAGGGCGACGACATCTCGATCGCCTTCAACCCGGGCTACCTGGAGGAGGGCCTCAAGGCCATCGACTCCGCCTACGCCCAGCTGAGCTTCACCACCCCGACCAAGCCCGCGCTCCTCAGCGGCAAGGCCTCGGTGGACGCCGAGGAGGACAAGGCGTACCAGTACCTGATCATGCCGGTCCGCCTCTCCGGCTGA
- the dnaA gene encoding chromosomal replication initiator protein DnaA, which produces MADVNSDLVPVWARVVERLVSDPDIGEMDKQWVQRTQPMWMMHDTALLATPNERAKQVLEGRLLPQLTEALSRELSRPVRIAVMVDANAVPTTPAPAEPYPGPAAEDTGGYGGQGYPQPYEQGYERPRYDAGGYDQRSAPYGGPAAQPWPGYQEPPYHEHDEPAPRPAPRPLPGPATTQGDLFGGAYGPGPGEQPRVGAGRRSPGSRPSGGRPADKPAPERATERPAVPGVPAPPGAPPAGGARKDEPAARLNPKYLFDTFVIGASNRFAHAAAVAVAEAPAKAYNPLFIYGESGLGKTHLLHAIGHYSRSLFPGTRVRYVSSEEFTNEFINSIRDGKADTFRKRYRDMDILLVDDVQFLASKESTQEEFFHTFNTLHNANKQIVLSSDRPPKLLTTLEDRLRNRFEWGLITDVTPPELETRIAILRKKAIQEQLNAPADVLEFIASRITRNIRELEGALIRVTAFANLNRAPVDLELAGIVLKDLIPGGDEDAGPEITAQVIMQQTAAYFGLGVDDLCGSSRSRVLVTARQIAMYLCRELTDLSLPKIGAQFGGRDHTTVMHADRKIRSLMAERRSIYNQVTELTNRIKS; this is translated from the coding sequence GTGGCTGATGTCAACAGCGACCTCGTCCCGGTCTGGGCGAGGGTCGTCGAGCGGCTGGTCAGCGACCCGGACATCGGGGAGATGGACAAGCAGTGGGTGCAGCGCACCCAGCCGATGTGGATGATGCACGACACCGCCCTGCTGGCGACCCCCAACGAGCGGGCCAAGCAGGTGCTGGAGGGCCGGCTGCTGCCGCAGCTGACCGAGGCCCTCAGCCGCGAGCTCAGCCGTCCGGTCCGGATCGCCGTGATGGTCGACGCGAACGCCGTCCCCACCACCCCCGCACCCGCCGAGCCCTACCCCGGCCCGGCCGCCGAGGACACCGGCGGCTACGGCGGCCAGGGCTACCCGCAGCCGTACGAGCAGGGCTACGAGCGCCCCCGGTACGACGCGGGCGGCTACGACCAGCGTTCCGCGCCCTACGGCGGTCCGGCGGCGCAGCCGTGGCCGGGCTACCAGGAGCCCCCGTACCACGAGCACGACGAGCCCGCGCCCCGTCCGGCGCCGCGGCCGCTCCCCGGGCCCGCGACCACTCAGGGCGACCTCTTCGGCGGCGCGTACGGCCCCGGCCCGGGCGAGCAGCCCCGCGTCGGCGCCGGCCGCCGCTCTCCCGGCTCCCGCCCCTCCGGCGGCCGGCCCGCCGACAAGCCCGCGCCGGAGCGCGCCACCGAGCGCCCCGCCGTCCCCGGCGTGCCGGCCCCGCCCGGCGCTCCCCCGGCCGGCGGCGCGCGCAAGGACGAGCCCGCCGCGCGGCTGAACCCCAAGTACCTGTTCGACACCTTCGTCATCGGCGCGAGCAACCGCTTCGCGCACGCGGCGGCGGTGGCGGTCGCCGAGGCCCCGGCCAAGGCGTACAACCCGCTCTTCATCTACGGCGAGTCCGGGCTGGGCAAGACCCACCTGCTGCACGCCATCGGGCACTACTCGCGCAGCCTCTTCCCGGGCACCCGGGTGCGCTACGTGTCCTCGGAGGAGTTCACCAACGAGTTCATCAACTCGATCCGGGACGGCAAGGCGGACACCTTCCGCAAGCGCTACCGGGACATGGACATCCTGCTCGTGGACGACGTGCAGTTCCTCGCGAGCAAGGAGTCCACGCAGGAGGAGTTCTTCCACACCTTCAACACCCTGCACAACGCGAACAAGCAGATCGTCCTCTCGTCGGACCGGCCGCCCAAGCTGCTGACCACGCTGGAGGACCGGCTGCGCAACCGCTTCGAGTGGGGCCTGATCACCGACGTGACCCCGCCGGAGCTGGAGACCCGGATCGCGATCCTGCGCAAGAAGGCGATCCAGGAGCAACTCAACGCTCCGGCGGACGTGTTGGAGTTCATCGCGTCCCGGATCACCCGCAACATCCGGGAGCTGGAGGGCGCCCTGATCCGGGTCACCGCCTTCGCCAACCTCAACCGGGCGCCGGTGGACCTGGAGCTGGCCGGCATCGTCCTCAAGGACCTGATCCCGGGCGGGGACGAGGACGCCGGGCCGGAGATCACCGCGCAGGTCATCATGCAGCAGACCGCCGCGTACTTCGGGCTGGGTGTGGACGACCTCTGCGGGTCGTCTCGCAGCCGGGTACTGGTGACGGCCCGCCAGATCGCGATGTACCTGTGCCGCGAGCTCACCGACCTGTCGCTGCCGAAGATCGGCGCGCAGTTCGGCGGCCGGGACCACACCACGGTGATGCACGCGGACCGCAAGATCCGCTCGCTGATGGCCGAGCGGCGGTCGATCTACAACCAGGTCACCGAGCTGACCAACCGCATCAAGAGCTAG
- the rpmH gene encoding 50S ribosomal protein L34, with product MSKRTFQPNNRRRAKTHGFRLRMRTRAGRAILAARRGKGRASLSA from the coding sequence GTGAGCAAGCGCACCTTCCAGCCGAACAACCGTCGTCGCGCGAAGACCCACGGCTTCCGGCTGCGTATGCGTACCCGCGCCGGCCGAGCCATTCTGGCCGCCCGCCGTGGCAAGGGCCGCGCCAGCCTGTCCGCCTGA
- the rnpA gene encoding ribonuclease P protein component has translation MLPSDNRLRRRQDFATAVKRGRRAGRPLLVVHLSRDGDLKGQVDRTSDSRPHVAEGTPSARAGFVVSKAVGPAVVRNLVKRRLRHLVRDRLSSLPAGSLIVVRALPQAASASYQDLERDLDAALKRLLKAEPAATAPTGAGR, from the coding sequence GTGCTGCCCTCCGACAATCGGCTGCGGCGGCGTCAGGACTTCGCGACCGCGGTGAAACGCGGTCGCCGGGCCGGCCGGCCCCTGTTGGTCGTCCATCTCAGCAGAGATGGTGACCTGAAGGGGCAGGTCGACCGGACCAGCGACTCCCGCCCGCACGTCGCCGAGGGGACTCCTTCGGCGCGTGCGGGTTTCGTCGTGAGCAAGGCCGTCGGCCCGGCGGTCGTCCGCAACCTGGTCAAGCGCCGGTTGCGCCACCTCGTTCGTGATCGTCTGTCCAGCCTGCCCGCCGGTAGCCTGATAGTGGTGCGTGCGCTGCCCCAGGCCGCGTCCGCCTCGTACCAGGACCTCGAACGTGACCTGGACGCGGCGCTGAAACGGCTGCTCAAGGCAGAGCCCGCCGCGACGGCGCCGACGGGAGCAGGGCGATGA